From a single Sphingopyxis sp. DBS4 genomic region:
- the traW gene encoding type-F conjugative transfer system protein TraW: MHPSDCWSIEMVAAMTRAARRHAAFAAGLVPFALFASMPSASAKDYGQQVAVFRISEPDLLRTIEQKLRTLEASGGIERMNAELTRRTEAGVRRPRPVAGIALAVRERSWIFDPTMQVDKDILDNKGNVIARAGQRVNPLDFVTIRQKLVFIDGDDRDQVNWALRRFDDRGAKLVMVKGAPLDAMTAHQRRFYFDQGGFLVGRFGIRAVPAVVEPNGKTMRVSEIPLGVGRK; the protein is encoded by the coding sequence ATGCACCCGTCAGATTGTTGGAGTATCGAAATGGTCGCTGCTATGACGCGCGCCGCCCGTCGCCATGCTGCGTTCGCCGCTGGGCTTGTGCCGTTCGCTCTCTTTGCATCTATGCCTAGCGCCAGCGCGAAGGATTATGGTCAGCAGGTTGCGGTGTTCCGGATTTCCGAGCCCGATCTTCTGCGCACGATCGAGCAGAAGCTTCGCACGCTCGAGGCGAGCGGCGGCATCGAACGGATGAACGCCGAACTCACGCGCCGCACGGAAGCCGGGGTCCGCCGTCCCCGTCCCGTCGCCGGCATCGCCCTTGCCGTTCGCGAGCGGAGCTGGATCTTCGACCCAACAATGCAGGTCGACAAGGATATTCTCGACAATAAGGGCAATGTGATCGCGCGCGCGGGCCAGCGCGTGAACCCGCTGGATTTCGTGACGATCCGTCAAAAGCTCGTGTTCATCGACGGCGATGACCGCGACCAGGTGAATTGGGCGCTGCGCCGCTTCGATGACCGCGGCGCCAAGCTCGTCATGGTCAAGGGTGCGCCGCTCGATGCGATGACCGCCCATCAGCGCCGCTTCTATTTCGACCAGGGCGGTTTTCTTGTCGGCCGCTTCGGGATTCGAGCGGTGCCGGCGGTGGTCGAACCGAACGGGAAGACGATGCGGGTTTCTGAAATCCCGCTCGGTGTGGGGCGCAAATGA
- a CDS encoding type-F conjugative transfer system protein TrbI produces the protein MTEQLALTIGGEPLVPSTDAAAAPASRRRGFAGFSWGQILGGTALVAALVWGGWATRELMILKERRIVSISLAGMANDFIMAEARSGASPKQVDSDTRHFMSAMQRTLQDRAAAGETIVVSEAVVAASMPDITPDVRAAVGEFIKRNPPPRVAAAAPAPAMPALMPSAPAAAAANSPVFGGGGLLPGGGQ, from the coding sequence ATGACTGAACAACTCGCATTGACGATCGGTGGGGAGCCGCTTGTTCCTTCGACCGATGCCGCGGCGGCGCCAGCGTCCCGCCGCCGCGGTTTTGCCGGGTTCAGTTGGGGCCAGATTTTGGGCGGCACGGCCCTCGTTGCCGCGCTCGTGTGGGGTGGATGGGCAACGCGCGAGCTCATGATCCTCAAGGAACGGCGGATCGTCTCGATCAGCCTCGCCGGCATGGCCAACGATTTCATCATGGCGGAAGCGCGCTCGGGCGCCAGCCCAAAACAGGTCGATTCCGACACACGGCATTTTATGTCGGCCATGCAGCGCACCCTTCAGGACCGTGCGGCCGCCGGCGAAACGATCGTGGTGAGCGAAGCGGTGGTGGCGGCCTCGATGCCGGACATCACTCCCGATGTGCGCGCAGCGGTCGGCGAATTTATCAAGCGCAATCCGCCGCCGCGCGTTGCGGCCGCCGCCCCGGCGCCTGCAATGCCGGCGCTGATGCCGTCGGCCCCCGCGGCGGCAGCTGCAAACTCACCTGTGTTCGGTGGCGGCGGCCTGCTGCCCGGCGGCGGGCAGTGA
- a CDS encoding S26 family signal peptidase, which yields MAAACCPAAGSDAVRVLRSPFLRNTVIAIGIVAATNAWLSLDSYAQRHGFFINRSPSLPNWAYYFERGKMVKRGEVAFFVPPSNKLVHSHFGAEPPVFGKIVYGMPGDTVVHRGADVIVTWSAGAGNDAPSEQLVGKLKPVSSVGEKLVPGPTGVIPSGCYYMGSPHPDGFDSRYAAIGFVCTRQIVGVSKWSLL from the coding sequence GTGGCGGCGGCCTGCTGCCCGGCGGCGGGCAGTGACGCGGTGCGCGTGCTGCGATCGCCTTTCCTTCGCAACACGGTGATCGCGATCGGGATCGTCGCGGCCACTAACGCCTGGCTCTCGCTCGACAGCTACGCGCAGCGTCATGGGTTTTTCATCAACCGTTCGCCCTCGCTCCCCAATTGGGCCTATTATTTCGAGCGCGGCAAGATGGTGAAGCGGGGCGAGGTGGCGTTTTTCGTCCCTCCGTCGAACAAGCTGGTTCATTCGCATTTCGGCGCCGAACCTCCGGTCTTTGGCAAGATCGTCTATGGGATGCCGGGTGATACCGTCGTACATCGCGGTGCGGACGTTATCGTCACCTGGTCCGCGGGGGCGGGAAACGACGCGCCGTCCGAGCAGCTGGTCGGGAAGCTAAAGCCCGTATCTTCGGTCGGCGAGAAACTCGTTCCCGGGCCGACGGGCGTGATCCCGAGCGGCTGCTATTACATGGGGAGCCCGCATCCCGACGGCTTCGATAGCCGCTATGCCGCCATCGGCTTCGTATGCACCCGTCAGATTGTTGGAGTATCGAAATGGTCGCTGCTATGA
- the traU gene encoding conjugal transfer pilus assembly protein TraU, whose amino-acid sequence MSCRLSKSVGGVVRAARTSVRAALAALTFAILAPATAGAAGIDGTPGKCTGKFVNPITDVCWSCLFPLSVGGLKIMPSDRPDTDNPDLPICACGSPLPRIGVAMGFWEPVRLADVTMKPWCFASLGGKKISPGFNIGHGRAADSVDGHDRGAKWHVHWYVYPLLYWMELLTDVACLEQSSFDIAYVTEIDPLWQDDTLTALINPEVALFANPLAQTACAADCGAATGKLPLDPLFWCAGCLGPMYPMNGNISAHIGHVQSSRLALSRFAFKLHRQGIAWGTMGKKGLCGKYIMPIMKKQQYRFQATVPSPMVKGRWACPPIGASDMKPGSGNTYPAVGEDMGYLVWRKRNCCVL is encoded by the coding sequence ATGAGCTGCCGCCTCTCCAAATCTGTTGGCGGAGTCGTCCGGGCCGCTCGCACGTCTGTTCGCGCCGCGCTCGCGGCGCTGACCTTCGCAATCCTTGCGCCGGCAACCGCTGGGGCGGCGGGGATCGACGGAACCCCGGGCAAGTGTACGGGCAAGTTCGTGAACCCCATCACGGACGTCTGCTGGTCCTGCCTGTTTCCGTTGTCGGTGGGGGGCCTGAAGATCATGCCGTCGGATCGTCCCGACACGGACAATCCCGATCTCCCGATCTGCGCTTGCGGGTCGCCGCTCCCGCGCATTGGCGTAGCGATGGGCTTTTGGGAGCCGGTCCGCCTTGCCGATGTCACGATGAAGCCGTGGTGCTTTGCGAGTCTCGGCGGCAAGAAGATTTCGCCGGGGTTCAATATCGGCCACGGCCGCGCGGCGGATAGCGTCGACGGACATGATCGCGGCGCGAAATGGCATGTCCATTGGTATGTCTATCCGCTGCTCTACTGGATGGAGCTCCTCACGGATGTCGCCTGCCTCGAGCAGTCGTCGTTCGACATCGCCTATGTCACCGAAATCGACCCGCTCTGGCAGGATGATACGCTGACGGCGCTGATCAATCCGGAAGTCGCGCTCTTCGCCAATCCGCTCGCGCAAACGGCGTGCGCGGCAGACTGTGGCGCCGCCACCGGTAAACTTCCGCTGGATCCGCTCTTCTGGTGCGCTGGCTGCCTCGGGCCGATGTATCCGATGAACGGAAACATCTCCGCGCACATCGGCCACGTCCAGTCGAGCCGGCTCGCACTGTCGCGCTTCGCCTTCAAGCTTCATCGGCAAGGTATCGCGTGGGGGACGATGGGCAAGAAGGGGCTCTGCGGCAAATACATCATGCCGATCATGAAGAAGCAGCAATATCGGTTCCAGGCCACGGTGCCGTCGCCGATGGTGAAGGGACGCTGGGCCTGCCCGCCGATCGGCGCCTCCGACATGAAGCCGGGATCCGGCAACACCTATCCCGCCGTTGGCGAAGACATGGGCTATCTTGTTTGGAGGAAGCGAAATTGCTGCGTCCTTTGA
- the trbC gene encoding type-F conjugative transfer system pilin assembly protein TrbC produces MLRPLKNLSGKGKFFAGVAILSVCGGGIALAQNVEGLDIQQIIGRGEAADADAEALIREVSRRGDEMRAEAKDAADAGNRNLAENKGVLGGGPTGPIDFDQMLAASTDLEASDKGAPQLIVFASLSMPEQSLKKLIRDTAKVGGTVVFNGFPGNSMKAFQQGIMKVVDNQDAYGSIGIDPRLFRAFDVTAVPAIVVVTSDFELCDGFDCRTTVPPFDRMTGNVPLEYALETFVNGRGPGSAIAGQALSRLKRGQGS; encoded by the coding sequence TTGCTGCGTCCTTTGAAAAACCTTTCCGGAAAAGGGAAGTTCTTTGCCGGCGTCGCGATCCTGTCGGTTTGCGGTGGCGGCATTGCGCTCGCGCAGAACGTCGAGGGTCTCGACATTCAGCAGATTATTGGTCGCGGTGAAGCGGCCGATGCAGATGCGGAAGCGCTCATCCGCGAGGTCTCGCGCCGCGGTGATGAGATGCGGGCAGAGGCGAAGGATGCTGCCGACGCCGGCAACCGCAATCTGGCTGAGAACAAGGGTGTGCTTGGCGGCGGACCAACGGGTCCGATCGATTTCGACCAAATGCTTGCCGCGTCGACCGATCTCGAGGCGAGCGACAAGGGCGCGCCCCAGCTCATCGTCTTCGCGTCGTTGTCGATGCCCGAACAGAGTTTGAAGAAGCTCATTCGCGATACCGCGAAGGTTGGCGGCACTGTTGTCTTCAACGGGTTCCCCGGCAACTCCATGAAAGCCTTTCAGCAGGGCATCATGAAGGTGGTCGATAACCAGGACGCCTATGGCAGCATCGGGATCGACCCGCGACTGTTCCGCGCGTTCGATGTGACGGCCGTGCCGGCGATCGTCGTCGTCACCTCCGATTTCGAACTGTGCGACGGCTTCGACTGCAGAACGACGGTTCCGCCCTTTGACCGGATGACCGGCAACGTGCCGCTCGAATATGCGCTGGAGACCTTTGTGAACGGGCGGGGCCCGGGATCGGCGATCGCGGGCCAGGCACTTTCCCGGCTGAAGAGGGGGCAGGGGTCATGA